The following proteins come from a genomic window of Lineus longissimus chromosome 18, tnLinLong1.2, whole genome shotgun sequence:
- the LOC135502494 gene encoding fibrous sheath CABYR-binding protein-like has translation MGCRQSKEKDGDIGTDVPGNRPTENQNAVDKKAAIMIEEDKGSVGIDEDFPFIDDNGDTPNAEKKLKDGEVKGEVNENIEKSEEQKNESAPNNIFEGRDSMVVKEETTDSENVQVIKETGDNVEHERTIVTKQVKVVREEVVVVKPGDEVPPPEGTKHVETETVTEKHIVTQKLVEVQPLDSSQEPTRIILEEHHEVQTIGESDTAPEPAAEPEPVSEPETIPVQEPEQEVAPEPIVAEKEEVQESTPEALPEPEVIDVQQVEFVESAPEPKAEEPELVVEAAPEEAQEEPQSLPEPEPIESQPVVLEENDSDIPMNLPEPVEPVPEPAEPLVEPVKENVVESMPEPVESDQHEEPQPVTEEPMEPVHIQMSESAPEESPAPEVIEEEVAYVESQQEEVEEEAPPAPEPVVEEPVPVEEEKPVEPEPQPEEQQAPEPIVEIEAAAAPEVEEMPPAPEPAVEEVPPQAEELQEPVTEIESAPEPVVEELPPAPEEQPSGPEAVEEVPPPAELLEPVAEAESTPAPFVEELPSAPEEQPSELEAVKEIPPAPESAPEPEAALEESTEHPAPETAADDLPAPLESQNQETLENVEKLPEPIAEGASQDHDTQPAVVQDS, from the coding sequence ATGGGGTGTCGGCAAAGTAAAGAGAAGGATGGGGATATAGGGACTGACGTACCCGGAAATCGGCCAACCGAAAATCAAAATGCGGTCGACAAGAAGGCGGCTATCATGATCGAGGAGGATAAGGGGAGTGTTGGAATAGATGAGGATTTTCCGTTCATCGACGATAATGGGGATACACCCAACGCGGAGAAAAAGCTGAAGGATGGAGAAGTTAAAGGTGAGGTTAATGAAAATATAGAAAAAAGCGAGGAACAGAAAAATGAGTCAGCTCCAAATAATATTTTTGAGGGGCGGGACAGCATGGTCGTAAAAGAAGAGACGACAGATTCGGAAAATGTCCAAGTCATTAAAGAGACTGGCGATAATGTTGAGCATGAAAGAACTATTGTTACCAAGCAAGTTAAGGTTGTCCGGGAGGAGGTTGTCGTAGTTAAACCTGGTGATGAGGTTCCGCCACCCGAGGGGACAAAGCACGTCGAAACTGAGACTGTTACCGAAAAGCATATTGTTACGCAAAAGTTAGTCGAAGTTCAGCCATTAGATTCTAGTCAAGAGCCTACTAGGATCATTTTGGAAGAGCACCATGAGGTGCAGACCATTGGGGAATCAGATACTGCCCCTGAACCAGCAGCAGAGCCTGAGCCAGTATCGGAGCCAGAGACCATACCCGTACAAGAGCCAGAGCAAGAGGTTGCCCCAGAACCTATCGTAGCTGAGAAAGAGGAAGTACAGGAGAGTACACCAGAGGCCTTGCCCGAACCAGAAGTCATTGATGTTCAGCAGGTTGAATTTGTTGAGTCTGCCCCTGAGCCAAAAGCAGAGGAACCAGAACTGGTTGTTGAAGCTGCCCCCGAGGAGGCTCAAGAAGAACCACAAAGCctaccagaaccagaaccaatTGAAAGTCAACCAGTGGTGCTAGAAGAGAATGACAGTGATATTCCAATGAATCTGCCTGAACCGGTAGAACCAGTGCCTGAACCAGCCGAGCCATTAGTTGAACCGgttaaagaaaatgttgtcgAGTCAATGCCAGAACCAGTCGAGTCAGATCAGCATGAGGAGCCGCAGCCTGTTACTGAGGAACCTATGGAGCCTGTTCACATACAGATGTCAGAATCTGCACCAGAGGAGAGTCCTGCACCGGAGGTGATTGAAGAAGAGGTGGCATATGTTGAGTCGCAGCAAGAGGAGGTTGAGGAGGAGGCACCGCCAGCACCAGAACCTGTTGTAGAAGAGCCAGTTCCAGTCGAAGAGGAGAAGCCTGTTGAGCCTGAGCCACAGCCAGAAGAGCAGCAAGCCCCAGAACCTATTGTTGAAATTGAGGCAGCTGCTGCACCAGAGGTCGAGGAAATGCCACCAGCGCCTGAGCCAGCTGTTGAGGAGGTGCCCCCACAGGCTGAGGAATTGCAAGAACCTGTCACTGAGATAGAAAGTGCGCCGGAACCAGTAGTGGAGGAACTACCCCCTGCACCAGAAGAGCAGCCATCAGGGCCAGAAGCTGTAGAGGAGGTGCCCCCACCTGCTGAATTACTGGAGCCTGTTGCTGAGGCGGAAAGTACACCCGCACCTTTTGTGGAGGAACTACCATCTGCACCCGAGGAGCAGCCATCAGAGCTTGAAGCTGTTAAGGAAATACCCCCTGCGCCAGAATCTGCACCAGAACCAGAAGCAGCCCTAGAGGAGTCGACAGAGCATCCGGCCCCCGAAACTGCAGCTGACGACCTTCCTGCTCCCTTAGAATCGCAAAACCAAGAGACATTAGAAAATGTAGAAAAGTTACCAGAACCTATCGCAGAGGGCGCTAGTCAAGATCATGACACACAACCTGCTGTAGTCCAAGATAGTTAA
- the LOC135502320 gene encoding nicastrin-like, whose translation MAVKVLIFHIFLIILLHNCQGDVKADRVKKKIYQDITGLGTCFRRLNGTHEVGCSSGRSGNVGVVHYILYDRDLDWLIDRGTHQPYVALIHPENFKWSIVNKLAVSGKVNGLIILDGNHSLAKKPLSFTPDSTCPNDDYGLYKNSTDYQNCKKTTWNPDGTNMLFMRFDFPVFVMLNQTEVDFVVNQCYIKFNKPGGDGAPRDYPLCAAEVKDIMDAAVNTETCRRRTLHITNLNPDHYCDPLGDQNVFSTMKFVNKTEKREDKSIIIAATRLDASSLFDNLYPGADVLTGVVALLAAAEAIGKVKGDLNKKDIMFTFFQGEAYGYIGSSRMVYDMEKFKFPREYKTDVEEASNINMSHISHFIEVNQVGLRDGGDLWIHTDPISSRNTAIKKEVDDIKLAMTSAAKSAGISIGSAADGQPLPPASFQSFLSKRLISGIVLTDHQTSFTNKYYNSRFDEAGTIGADYPKGLNDTAKYDYATEQAKKLTKVATTLANTLYTLATGNTHANLSADEVTVSHLLFCYLFSPKCDLFRTVIDVANVDLLEKYKTPFPLYVGVDSTKNAITKITRHILAYFTGDLIVNRDVDNCTKDSTNTTYSYIWMQGREIKVTHKNGTKGMARERPICIRTLSELSAAVSPAFKIKNYKWGSGDYSTWTESVWPANAMSVRVFLLPSQQHETVILAVGVIVLLVSMLLVYFINARANILFGKDRSTSYMS comes from the exons atggcCGTCAAAgttttaatttttcatatttttctcatcattttgcTTCATAACT GCCAAGGAGATGTCAAAGCTGATCGCGTTAAGAAGAAGATTTACCAAGATATTACTGGTTTGGGAACTTGTTTCCGTCGCCTGAATGGAACACACGAGGTCGGCTGTTCCT cTGGTCGCAGTGGGAATGTTGGAGTTGTCCATTACATACTATATGATAGGGACTTGGATTGGCTAATCGACAGGGGCACTCACCAACCTTACGTTGCTCTGATACATCCTGAAAACTTCAAATG GTCGATTGTTAACAAGCTCGCCGTGAGTGGGAAAGTGAACGGGCTCATAATCCTCGATGGGAACCATTCACTCGCAAAGAAACCTTTATCGTTTACGCCAGACAGCACTTGTCCTAATGATGACTATG GTCTTTATAAAAATAGCACAGACTACCAGAATTGCAAGAAAACCACTTGGAATCCGGACGGAACTAACATGCTCTTCATGCGATTCGATTTCCCAGTTTTTGTAATGCTCAACCAGACAGAAGTGGACTTTGTCGTTAATCAG TGCTACATAAAGTTCAACAAGCCTGGTGGAGATGGCGCTCCTAGAGACTATCCTCTGTGTGCTGCCGAAGTGAAGGACATTATGGACGCAGCCGTCAACACTGAGACATGTCGTCGTCGCACTCTACATATCACTAACCTTAACCCAG ACCATTACTGTGACCCACTCGGCGATCAGAATGTTTTCTCGACCATGAAGTTTGTCAACAAAACTGAGAAAAGAGAGGACAAATCGATAATCATTGCAGCAACCAGG CTTGATGCATCGTCGCTGTTTGATAATCTTTACCCTGGGGCCGACGTCCTGACTGGTGTGGTGGCACTACTGGCAGCCGCAGAGGCCATCGGAAAAGTCAAGGGTGATCTGAACAAAAAAGACATCATGTTCACATTTTTCCAAGGG GAAGCTTATGGTTACATCGGTTCAAGCCGTATGGTGTATGACATGGAGAAATTCAAGTTcccgcgtgaatacaaaacggACGTCGAAGAAGCTAGCAACATCAATATGAGTCATATATCACATTTCATCGAGGTGAATCAAGTCGGATTGAGAGATGGTGGTGATCTTTGGATCCATACAGACCCAATCAGTTCAAGGAATACAGCGATTAAGAAAGAG GTTGATGATATCAAGTTGGCCATGACGTCTGCCGCCAAATCTGCCGGCATTTCCATCGGCAGCGCAGCAGACGGCCAGCCACTGCCTCCGGCGTCGTTCCAAAGCTTCCTAAGCAAGCGACTAATATCTGGCATCGTACTGACGGATCATCAGACCAGCTTCACGAATAA GTATTACAACAGCCGTTTTGATGAAGCGGGCACAATCGGTGCAGATTACCCAAAAGGCCTAAATGACACAGCGAAATATGACTATGCAACAGAACAGGCTAAAAAGCTCACAAAAGTAGCGACAACACTTGCAAACACCCTGTATACACTTGCAACAGGGAACACACATGCCAATTTGTCTGCTGATGAAGTCACA gttTCTCATCTCTTGTTCTGTTATCTCTTCTCACCGAAATGTGACCTGTTCAGAACCGTTATTGATGTTGCCAATGTCGACCTTTTAG aaaaatataAGACACCTTTTCCTTTGTATGTTGGTGTCGACTCAACTAAGAATGCTATCACGAAGATAACACGTCATATCCTGGCATACTTCACCGGGGATCTTATTGTGAATCGGGATGTCGATAATTGCACTAAAGATTCAACAAATACT ACATATTCCTACATCTGGATGCAAGGTCGTGAGATCAAGGTCACTCACAAAAATGGAACGAAAGGAATGGCCAGAGAGCGGCCGATTTGCATCCGGACATTGTCAGAATTGTCTGCTGCCGTCTCGCCGGCATTCAAAATTAAGA ATTATAAATGGGGTTCTGGAGATTACTCCACCTGGACTGAGAGTGTATGGCCGGCAAACGCTATGAGCGTCCGAGTATTCCTGCTTCCAAGTCAACAACATGAG ACTGTCATCCTAGCCGTAGGAGTAATCGTACTTCTCGTCTCAATGCTCCTCGTCTATTTTATCAACGCTCGTGCCAATATCTTATTTGGGAAAGATCGTTCGACCTCCTACATGAGCTGA